The window caccaggggctttccctacacaagcggcgacctcactttgagaaacactggtctaggggTAGCAACCTTCCAGGGAGGTTGTGAAGAGATGTCAGAGGGTCACAACTATCCTGCACATCTCAGAATTTGAGAtgggagggagattcccatatAGAAAATGTTGAGAATCACTGGCCTAAAGGTATGTCATTGATTTAGCTAAACCTTCTTTTACACTGTTTCAAACTATAAAGTGTTTAAAGCACTGGCAAATACTTGACAtgcccccctgcacctcaactgGTAAtccatattttaatatttttaaaatattgcaataaaatatttttcacaatTTGTAATTAAAATCTTGAACATGGGCTGCGATTTTGTCAGATCTCAGAACTCAGTGGAGGTTGTTCTTGGTCAATACTTGGGATATGAAACCTAAAACACATCCCCTCCCCAACCCTTGATGTTACAGGggattagactcatagactttaaggtcagaagggactattataatcttctagtctgaccttctgcacaactcctgtaacaaacccctgacctatgtctgagctattgaagtcctcaacttgcggtttaaagacttcaaggtgcagagaatcctccagcaagtgacccatgctccatgctgaagaggaaggcaaaaaaaaccccagggcctctgccaatctgccctggaggaaaattccttcctgaccccaaatatggcgatcagctaaaccctgagcatgtgggcaagactcaccagccagaaacccaagaaagaattctctgtagtgacTCAGATCCCACCCGATCTACTGTcctatcacaggccattgggcatgtttaccgctaatagtcaaagcaGCATTCTTCCTCTTGAATTAGTACAGAACAAGTGCCCCAGTGATTGCTATAGGACACTGTGCTATTGGAAGTGGCATCTTTCTGGAAAGAACTGAATCAGGGCTTGGATCACTTGTGACGATTAATAAATCCATCACACTTTTCAGAAGAAAGGAAGTGTTAGCACAGGGGTATTGACCAAATTCTAAAATGAGCAATTTTTTCTTCCTACTTAAATTCCACCTGTACTTtcaactggacacagtagtctCATTTTCCTAAACTGGGAGTAGTGGTGAGGAAGCTGCTTTTCAAAGTGGGAGGGGAATTATTCCAATGTTTCAGAACAGAATATACAATTTTTATGTCAAGCACCATTATTAAAACCTTGACAGGGCCAAACATATGCATATCAAATAATACTAATAACCTTTTCATTAAAACACTAATTTATCAACTTCATAAACTATAAGGATCACAGTGTTTCTTCCACATCCAGCTTTTTTAAGAAGAAGAATGAAGAATGTTATCTGAGCACCAATGCCACAAGGGAATACTTGAAGGAGATGAAGACATTCCCTTGCCCAGGGGCTGATTCCATATAAAATGGCTGATGCTGGCTCCATCCTTTCCCCCTCTCCAGGCCAACACCTCAAACTGTTCAAAGCCTCCGCTATTAAAGTACAGGAGTAAATGAGGTTTCATCATATAAGTTCCAATCCTCTTTCATTTCCCCATTCCATGCCTACTGATCACCTTTGGCCAATATCTGCATCCCTTTTGCACTAAAGGGAAGAGGTGATGAGCTGACTCAAAGGACATTTGGCTTTACAAAACATACTTGCCACTGCAATAGTGCATAATACATTGCTGCTGAATGAGAACATTGTGTGGCCTATTTTTGCCTATTTGTTTTTTGACAACATTTGCATCACTTGCATTGGAAATTAAACACAAGAAGTTAAAAATAACAGCATGCCAAAATTAGTGCTGATGGCATCAGCTTGCAGATGCTAGATGACTGGCAAGAAGCTATCCAGATCATTATTAGTTACAGGATAAGTAGATTCCTCTCTAGCTTAACAGCTAAAACTTTACCTGCGGAATCTCAGAGTTATTGATTCACGTCCAGGTACTGATTCCAAGTCTGGAAAATTATGGTAATAGAAAAcctaatttttattatttcaaaataaaataaaaacataattaaGAAAAAATCAATGACCTCATAATTTCCTGAAACACTAAAGCTATGGAAAATGCCAGAATAGTTAAAAAAGCAGCAAATTGGGCATAAAATTTATGATAttgaaaaaaatgcaataaatgaTTAATCTGTTTTGTTGGCCAAGGGGGAACTTAAGAGAAATCATAAAAATAAATGATGAATGTCACCGGACACAGCACTGCTAGGCTGCTTTTCTGCTCTGGCTGGCCCCTGCTGAATGCAACAATAAAAGCTCAAGAAGATTCCCTGACATTACTGAGGGGACTGTTTCATGCTCTAAAACACTGAAACTGCCTTCAGCTGTAAGTGTGGTAGCTTTGTCATTCGTGTTCAGTACCTCTGTCTCTGAGACTTGCTTTGTAATGCTGAGCTGATCAGTTTAAAAATATCATAAATTGTAACTTAAGGAAACAAAGATCACCCCATCAGATCAGCTCCCACCAAAGCAATAAGCccttttcttattaaaaaaagatAATACACCTCTAACGCGATATAACAAGACACGATCTAGTACGACTtaggatataatgcagtaaagcagtgctccgggagggcgGGGCTtggcactccggcggatcaaagcaaattctaTATGACACGGTTTCACCtacaatgcagtaagattttttagcTCCCAAGGACAGAATTATATCGAGGCAGAGGTGTACTATTAAATTGGGCAGTTATACTGAAGGACTTGATGCTTTTTCAGACTGAAAACAGcctttattacaagtattttaaCAGACTTTTGTGTTTCGATCTGTGAAAGTCCATTATATAGTGATATGGTTAAAGCACTGCATTAACTTATTAgtgaaaactaaatatttttcttttctttaccatTTGCTAAAGCAGTAAGAAAATAGCCATGAATACAACTGAAGACTTAGCCAACTTAACTTCATTGCAAAGCCATGCAGATGCCTTCACAAACTGTACTGATGTAGATGTCCTTCTGAAGAATTTCTATCTCCCTCTTATGTACAGCATAATCTTTCTGCTGGGCTTCCCAGGGAATATTATTGCAATTTCGGTATACAGTTTCAAGATGAGGCCCTGGAAGAGCAGCACCATCATTATGTTGAACTTGGCCTTCACAGACCTACTGTACTTAACAAGCCTTCCTTTCCTGATACATTACTATGCCAATGGAGACCACTGGGTCTTCGGAGACTTCATGTGTAAATTCATCCGTTTTGGCTTCCTCTTCAACTTGtatagcagcatcctcttcctCACTTGCTTCAGCATCTTTCGCTACTTCGTGATTGTCCATCCAATGAAGTTCTTCTCTATTCAGAAAAGGAGATGGGCAGTAGTGGCTTGTGCTGCAGTTTGGGTGATTTCCCTGGTGGCTGTCAGTCCTGTCAATTTTTTAATCACCTCAAGAGAGGACCAAAACAAATCCATTTGCCTGGACCTCACTAGTTCTGAAAACTTGGACACTATTAGGTGGTATAACTGGCTTCTGTCTGGGTTAGCCTTCTACCTGCCATTAGTGGTTGTGACTCTGTGTTACACTGTCATTATTTACACTTTGGCTAGAGGGCCTCATACTCATGCTTGTTACAAGCAGAAGGCTCGCAGACTTGCCATTCTGCTCTTGGTGGTCTTTTATGTGTGCTTCCTACCCTTTCATGTCTTTAGGGGTGTTCGGATAGAATTACGACTTCAACCAGTTAGCTGCCACACTGAAAACCAAATCCATGCTGCTTACATTGCCTCTAGACCATTAGCTGCACTAAACACGTGTGGTAACCTATTACTTTATGTTGTGATGGGAGGCAACTTCCAGCAGGCCATCCTTTCTCTTTCAAGATGCAAGTTAAACAACTATGTGCAGCACACCGGGAGCAACAGAGATGTGAATAAGTAAGTCATCCTTCTGAAAAAGATGCATAGAAGCATTTGATTGCACTTGTCCTGTAACCTCTTTTATGTTCAATTTTATTTGTTTCCTAATAAAATTGCAGGTGGCCTCTCTGCTTCTCCAAAATAGCATCCCAAAACTGCAGAGTTTTAGGATTAGACTATATGTATGTCATGGTTAATAGGTGACTTATAttacttttaaattaatttttttatttgtttgtaaatttatttttttatttattttatttttggggaAACACTTATGGCGTTGGTCAGAAATTACCTGACTAGCCCATCTTTGAGCGTTCAGTTAGCACTCAATTCAATATGGATTTGCCAGTAGCATATTTTAAACACAATGGGGGCCTCAACATTGACCTCACAACACAAATACAACTTCCATGTTATCATTGATACAGTATCTTATTTAGTAGTCTGTGCCAAATGCCACACAGGTCCTGAGCAGAGCCATTTCTTGATTAAGTAGGTAATATAACTGCACTAAAACATTTTGATATGCATCACAGATGTTGAACTCTatagttttgaaagtattttaaacTTTAAAGCATCAAACactaaaaacatttttacaaacAGTACTGCAAACCTCTTAACATGTTTATTATTTTAGATTGCCCATTTTTATTATTGCGAATTTTTTATTGAAGTGTGGAGTTTGCTTATTAGCCACTAGGTGGCAATCATGTATGTGTATGCCAGTGAGCCAGATACCTGGTTTCAGGAAAGCACCTCAGAAAGGGTTACATGACAATGTAGTGTGATTACTGTGGGGTAGCTAACCACCACGTTTCTTATGGTGCTAAAATATAATGAATTTTATTTAATAAGAGATGAGTTGTGCTGCATAGAATCTTTACAGCACTTTGCATATGTGACCTTGGCCAATGTATCTTTGTGAAAAGTTTTGTTCATTTCAAAAAGAGCCTGCAGAAACCTTATTGCCTACAGatgtttgtttaattttctgGTCTGAAAAAGTAAGAAAGGCAACATAGCAGATGCTCCTTCAAAACAGGGATTGTACCCACTAGTATGTCTGTTATTAGactatataaatattgtatttcagCAGCAAGAACTTTCTGCAGAATGCATCAAGTTGTGGATTCTCAACTGTAACTTTCCTCATGTTCCACTATAGGGAGATGGTGCTGCTGTCCAGAATCCAAGTTGTCAAGTACAGTCTGCTGACATCATCAGGAACTGTAAGGTTATGGGAGGAGCAGTAAGCCCTGGGAGGGTCTCATCTCCTAGCCTTGCTATACCTGGCAGAATCAGTCCCTGTTCCCCTCTTCCTAGTCTACAAGACTGGAAGCTTGGGACCTGCATAAATTCAGGTACACACCATAAGAAATGTGTGTCTTGGCATTACATTTTGTCACAGAATGTGAGAAATTTTAATTTAGATAACCTAATATATAAGACGTTGactttactttttttgtttttatgccATGGCTTTTTCTTAACACAAATTACTTTCTGCTCTCATACAATGTCCCCCTTCACCAAAACCATACCCTGACACCAGAAAAAGCATTAGTTAGGTTTTCCAGGAAAGAGCCAAAAATACAGCAGTCTACTAGGAAGAGCAAGGTGATTGACTAGTATGAGGAAATTGACTAGTACGATTGACtagtacaggggttggcaacctctggcacgcggctcaccagggtaagcactcctggtgggctgggccagtttgtttacttgtcgCGTTGGCAGGTTTGGCGGACCGCggatcccactggccatggttcgccgtcccaggccaatgggggtggcaggaagccacagccagcacattcctcagcccgcgccgcttcccgcctCCCTCATTGGCTTgggatggcaaaccgtggccagtgggagccgcaattggctgaacctgccaatgcggcaggtaaacaaactggcctggcccaccagggtgcttaccctagcaagccgtgtgccagaggttgttgACCCCTGGACTAGTATGAGCATCGAAAAGCCAAAGCAGAATTTAACACATATTTAATATAAGCGAGTTACAATGTGTATGAATAACttgagagcttctcctgctaacatagctactgcctctcctagaggtggagttattaagccagtgggagagttctctcctgttggcttagaaCCACTTCACCAGAAGCGTTACAGCTGCGCAAGTGCATGggtacagcagcgcagctgtaaGGTTGTAGTGTAGATTCTACTCTTATTTGGTTGCTTCCCcccttttctaattttgtctcatGTGTTCCTACCTAGTTTAAAGTCAATTTAAGTCTTGCCTGTTTTGAACCAGCAGATGCTACCCTTTCTGCTTAAGAAGAGCCCACCTAAATCCAAACAGCTGCCTCTGGTCACAGAAGGCATTCCAATGTTTCATGGATACAAAACATTCCCCTCTACACCATCTGTGCACCCATCTGCTGGTCTCTGTATCAGTCTAATtgaggggtagtcaataggcagagcatgggccaaatctggaccaaTAGATGCTTTCGAACGGACCGCAAcgtttttatttacttattatcattattgttattgcagtgtgattttttttttctggagtctggaccttgaccaagaaattagGACTTTGACAAAAAAGAATTGACCACTCGTGGTATAATTTCTTCACTCACACGTAGCATCTGGTAACAGGATGGCCACTGTCTCTATCCATGCAGTTTCCTATACTGCTGGTCATTGTCAATTATCAGAGCATCTAAACCAACCTATTGTTCAGCTCTTGCGACACCTCTATGTGTAATCttgattgggttttttttcctgagtgCTGTAGGAAGTGGTAGTGCAATTTAGAAGTGGCCACTCTTTGCTAGCCTCTGGTATTAAACCAATGCCCCAGCAAGGCACTCAGGGTACTGTGCCACTGGACATGCcatcttttaaaagaaatgtagAATACAGACTAAGGCCACTTATGGCCATTACAGATTAGCATTATTTTATGTTCGTGGTAGTGCACAGAAGTCTTGCCATCGGGGTTGACAAATATATGTAGAATGAGATGGCCAGATTCAGACTGTATGTCAGTTTGTAAAGAATTTGGGGATTGTGACACATGGCCAGACAGGGTTAAGCATCCTACAGGATAAATGgctcaaattcaacccttaaaaacatagggggagataatgtttgtgtttttgtgtatttacatatacagTATATTGGTTAAAAATCAATGTAATCaagcagtccctgtctatgctgtatactgttaattcagagatcaaaagaacatcttagcatttaaatgaactgtaaacataggatgtcgctgtattcatctctctttgaaaggaATAGCAAATCATCCACGAATGGtggaaaaacaggcaattgcctttTGTTAATCTGTGTGGATAATTACCGGCTATGTTAGGAAATGGGTCCACTTCAAAGTCCACATGAGTGCCTATTGTTTGACTAAGGACTCCGATCTGTAAGAGAAGGCCTGGAATTGTATTAAAGACCTTTGGGTCCCAATCCTTTTTAATCTCAGATCTGCCTGAggtttcatgcaggggaagcctaactcacaaggactgagatcccagttctgactggaccaccctgaaatataaacattggactataacctttgaactatttctgaaagaattctttgcatctacaaagctcaccatctctgccgttgtcatcatgaacaggtctgactatcaaaaggaggcagccagacaactctccaataccaaattctacaggccacttccctcagatcccactgaggaatacactaagaaactacagcatctactcaggacactccctacactaacaccagaagaaatcaacatacccctagagccccgaccagggttattctatctactacccaagatccacaaacccggaaatcctggacgccccatcatctcgggcattggcactctcactgaaggactatctggatatatggactctctactcagaccctatgccaccagcactcccagctatctccgtgacaccactgatttcctgaggaaactacaatgcattggtgacctcccagaaaacaccatcctagccaccatggatgtagaggctctctacacaaacatcccacacacagatggaatacaagctgtcaggaacactatccctgatgataccacagcacaactggctgctgagctctgtgcctttatacttacacacaactatttcaaatttgatgacaatatatatctccagatcagtggcactgctatgggcacccgcatggccccacaatatgccaatatcttcatggctgacctggaacaacgcttcctcagctctcgtccactcacaccccttctctatctacgctacattgatgacatcttcatcatctggacccatgggaaggagactctggaaaaattccaccatgatttcaacagctt of the Gopherus flavomarginatus isolate rGopFla2 chromosome 1, rGopFla2.mat.asm, whole genome shotgun sequence genome contains:
- the LOC127050269 gene encoding 2-oxoglutarate receptor 1-like — protein: MNTTEDLANLTSLQSHADAFTNCTDVDVLLKNFYLPLMYSIIFLLGFPGNIIAISVYSFKMRPWKSSTIIMLNLAFTDLLYLTSLPFLIHYYANGDHWVFGDFMCKFIRFGFLFNLYSSILFLTCFSIFRYFVIVHPMKFFSIQKRRWAVVACAAVWVISLVAVSPVNFLITSREDQNKSICLDLTSSENLDTIRWYNWLLSGLAFYLPLVVVTLCYTVIIYTLARGPHTHACYKQKARRLAILLLVVFYVCFLPFHVFRGVRIELRLQPVSCHTENQIHAAYIASRPLAALNTCGNLLLYVVMGGNFQQAILSLSRCKLNNYVQHTGSNRDVNK